One Dioscorea cayenensis subsp. rotundata cultivar TDr96_F1 chromosome 17, TDr96_F1_v2_PseudoChromosome.rev07_lg8_w22 25.fasta, whole genome shotgun sequence DNA window includes the following coding sequences:
- the LOC120280079 gene encoding UDP-glycosyltransferase 73E1-like codes for MYDSNNNTTTAPPHVVLVPLMAQGHTIPMLDMARLLAQRGVHVTFITTPVNASRIKPIIARVHESKLPINFIEIPFPCAEAGLPIGCENFDLVPSIDLFVNFFQAIQLFAHPLEQSLKDLVPRPTCMINDMSNPWAANVARSLNIRTLIFHGPSCVYIYCSYVFQQHKIYETVTDEFEEISVPGLADNDDDDVVGQSFKVCKLHAPGWLNAPGFEKFRDEILHAEETTDGVVMNTFHDVEPMFVEAYKKVIGKDVWTVGPLCLYDKDDLSARIERGNKAAVDSEKLFGWLDSMEERSVLYVSFGSLTRMNVGQILEIGSGLEASGVPLLWVIKDVEKSPEVEEWLKGFEQRMSLRSFVIKGWAPQAAILSHKSVGGFVSHCGWNSTLEAISNGVPMITWPQFADQFLNGRLVVELLRIGIAIGVKKPAFYYGKDEIPVKKDDVERAVRRSLMGDGEEAEERRIRAIEIKKKAIKAMEEGGSSYKNITRLVEYIKHEPGKDVQGTQV; via the coding sequence ATGTATGACTCCAATAACAACACTACTACTGCACCTCCTCATGTTGTTCTAGTTCCACTAATGGCACAAGGACACACAATCCCCATGCTTGACATGGCACGGTTGTTGGCCCAGCGTGGCGTGCACGTCACCTTCATCACAACACCAGTGAACGCGTCGCGCATCAAACCCATCATAGCCCGCGTGCACGAGTCCAAACTCCCTATAAACTTCATCGAGATCCCTTTCCCCTGCGCCGAAGCCGGCCTCCCCATCGGCTGTGAAAACTTCGACCTCGTCCCCTCCATTGATCTATTTGTGAACTTCTTCCAAGCCATCCAACTCTTCGCCCACCCGCTCGAACAAAGCCTCAAAGATCTCGTCCCCCGTCCGACCTGTATGATCAATGATATGAGCAACCCGTGGGCCGCAAACGTCGCACGTTCACTTAACATTCGGACCCTTATCTTTCATGGCCCTTCTTGCGTTTACATCTATTGTAGTTATGTTTTTCAGCAGCATAAGATTTATGAGACTGTTACTGATGAGTTTGAGGAAATTTCAGTGCCTGGTTTGgctgataatgatgatgatgatgttgttggtCAGAGTTTTAAGGTATGCAAATTGCACGCACCAGGGTGGTTAAACGCGCCGGGTTTTGAGAAGTTTCGTGATGAGATTTTGCATGCAGAGGAGACTACTGATGGGGTGGTCATGAACACTTTCCATGATGTTGAGCCTATGTTTGTGGAGGCATATAAGAAGGTGATTGGAAAGGATGTTTGGACTGTTGGGCCACTGTGTTTGTATGACAAGGATGATTTGAGTGCTAGGATTGAGAGAGGGAACAAGGCTGCAGTGGATTCAGAGAAGTTGTTCGGTTGGCTTGATTCTATGGAGGAAAGGTCTGTGCTTTATGTTAGTTTTGGGAGTCTGACACGGATGAATGTGGGACAGATATTGGAGATTGGGTCAGGACTTGAGGCTTCTGGGGTTCCCTTGCTTTGGGTTATTAAGGATGTGGAGAAGTCTCCGGAGGTTGAGGAGTGGTTGAAAGGATTTGAGCAGAGGATGAGTTTGAGGAGCTTTGTTATCAAGGGATGGGCCCCACAAGCAGCGATACTCTCACACAAGTCTGTTGGTGGTTTTGTTAGTCATTGTGGGTGGAACTCAACGTTGGAGGCAATCTCAAATGGTGTGCCAATGATCACTTGGCCGCAGTTTGCAGACCAGTTCTTGAATGGGAGGTTAGTTGTGGAGTTGTTGAGGATTGGGATTGCTATTGGAGTGAAGAAGCCAGCGTTTTATTATGGTAAGGATGAGATTCCAGTTAAGAAGGATGATGTGGAGAGGGCTGTGAGGAGGAGTTTGATGGGTGATGGAGAGGAGGCTGAGGAGAGGAGGATAAGAGCtatagagattaaaaaaaaggctaTTAAGGCCATGGAAGAAGGTGGCTCTTCTTACAAGAATATAACTAGGCTCGTTGAGTACATCAAGCATGAACCTGGCAAGGATGTGCAAGGGACTCAAGtttaa
- the LOC120280014 gene encoding UDP-glycosyltransferase 73C3-like encodes MTKQTTIINGFNNNTTTTPPHVVIVPLMAQGHIIPMLDMARLLAERGVLVTFITTPVNASRIKPIIARMHESNLHINFIELPFPCAEAGLPLGCENCDLLPSKDLVVNFFDAIRLFDHSIEQRLKDLVPRPTCMINDMSNPWAANVARSLNIRRLVFHGPSCIYIYCSYVCQQHKIYETVTDEFEEISVPGLADNDDDVVGQSFKVCKLHAPGWFNAPGFEKLRDEILHAEETTDGVVMNTFHDVEPMFVEAYKKVIGKDVWTVGPLCLYDKDDFCARIERGNKAAVDPEKLFGWLESMEERSVLYVSFGSLTRMNVGQILEIGSGLEASGVPLLWVIKDVEKSPEVEEWLKGFEQRMSLRSFVINGWAPQAAILSHKSVGGFVSHCGWNSTLEAVSNGVPMITWPQFADQFLNGRLVVELLRIGIAIGVKKPAFYYGKDEIPVKKDDVERAVRSLMGDGEEAEERRIRAIEIKKKAIKAMEEGGSSYENITRLVEYIKHEPGKDVQGTQV; translated from the coding sequence ATGACCAAACAAACAACCATCATCAATGGCTTCAACAACAACACTACTACAACACCTCCTCATGTTGTTATAGTGCCACTAATGGCACAAGGACACATAATCCCGATGCTTGACATGGCACGGCTGCTGGCTGAGCGCGGGGTGCTCGTCACCTTCATCACAACCCCAGTGAACGCGTCGCGCATCAAACCGATCATAGCCCGCATGCACGAGTCCAACCTTCATATAAACTTCATCGAGCTCCCTTTCCCCTGCGCCGAAGCTGGCCTTCCCCTCGGCTGCGAAAACTGTGACCTCCTCCCTTCTAAAGACCTCGTTGTGAACTTCTTCGACGCCATCCGACTCTTTGATCACTCTATCGAGCAACGCCTCAAAGATCTCGTCCCCCGCCCGACCTGCATGATCAACGACATGAGCAACCCGTGGGCCGCAAACGTCGCACGTTCACTCAACATTCGCCGCCTCGTCTTTCATGGCCCTTCTTGCATTTACATCTATTGTAGTTATGTTTGTCAGCAGCATAAGATTTATGAGACTGTTACTGATGAGTTTGAGGAAATTTCAGTGCCTGGTTTGgctgataatgatgatgatgttgttggtCAGAGTTTTAAGGTATGCAAATTGCACGCACCAGGGTGGTTTAACGCGCCGGGTTTTGAGAAGTTGCGTGATGAGATTTTGCATGCAGAGGAGACTACTGATGGGGTGGTCATGAACACTTTCCATGATGTTGAGCCTATGTTTGTGGAGGCTTACAAGAAGGTGATTGGAAAGGATGTTTGGACTGTTGGGCCATTGTGTTTATATGATAAGGATGATTTTTGTGCTAGGATTGAGAGAGGGAATAAGGCTGCAGTGGATCCAGAGAAGTTGTTCGGTTGGCTTGAATCTATGGAGGAAAGGTCTGTGCTTTATGTTAGTTTTGGGAGTCTGACACGGATGAATGTGGGACAGATATTGGAGATTGGGTCAGGACTTGAGGCTTCTGGGGTTCCCTTACTTTGGGTTATTAAGGATGTGGAGAAGTCTCCGGAGGTTGAGGAGTGGTTGAAAGGATTTGAGCAGAGGATGAGTTTGAGGAGTTTTGTTATCAATGGATGGGCCCCACAAGCAGCGATACTTTCACATAAGTCCGTTGGTGGTTTTGTTAGTCATTGTGGGTGGAACTCAACGTTGGAGGCAGTCTCAAATGGTGTGCCAATGATCACTTGGCCGCAGTTTGCAGACCAGTTCTTGAATGGGAGGTTAGTTGTGGAGTTGTTGAGGATTGGGATTGCTATTGGAGTGAAGAAGCCAGCGTTTTATTATGGTAAGGATGAGATTCCAGTTAAGAAGGATGATGTGGAGAGGGCTGTGAGGAGTTTGATGGGTGATGGAGAGGAGGCTGAGGAGAGGAGGATAAGAGCtatagagattaaaaaaaaggctaTTAAGGCCATGGAAGAAGGTGGCTCTTCTTACGAGAATATAACTAGGCTCGTTGAGTACATCAAGCATGAACCTGGCAAGGATGTGCAAGGGACTcaagtttaa